The Amblyomma americanum isolate KBUSLIRL-KWMA chromosome 3, ASM5285725v1, whole genome shotgun sequence genome window below encodes:
- the LOC144125892 gene encoding transmembrane protein 256 homolog yields MKFVSYVSDAVTDNFITRYVHGYTHGPSPPPASPSHELSKPPVWACHLVKSGGTFVRLAGLSGALAVALGAYGAHVLFKRDDVPEELKEAYDRANHYHFLHTLALLGVPLTRRPALVGSLLLVGMGLFCGSCYVYALTGNPSVKTGAPFGGTVLILAWLCIFL; encoded by the exons ATGAAGTTTGTCTCGTACGTGTCGGATGCGGTGACGGACAACTTCATCACGCGCTACGTGCACGGATACACGCACGGACCGTCGCCGCCTCCTGCTAGCCCCTCACACGAACTCTCGAAGCCACCCGTGTGGGCGTGTCATCTCGTCAAGAGTGGTGGCACCTTTGTGCGGCTTGCGGGACTCTCAGGCGCCCTGGCCGTGGCCCTTGGCGCCTACGGCGCACACG ttctcttcaaacgAGACGATGTTCCTGAGGAGCTAAAGGAGGCCTACGACCGGGCCAATCACTACCATTTCCTCCACACGCTGGCATTGTTGGGTGTCCCGCTGACAAGACGACCAGCACTG GTGGGCAGCCTTCTGCTGGTGGGCATGGGCCTCTTCTGCGGCTCATGCTACGTGTATGCCCTGACGGGCAACCCTTCTGTCAAGACTGGAGCCCCCTTCGGTGGCACTGTGCTTATCTTGGCCTGGCTGTGCATTTTCTTGTGA
- the LOC144125890 gene encoding integrator complex subunit 6-like isoform X2, whose translation MTIIVFLVDTSASMNQRTYLGARLSVLDVAKDAVERFIKIRQRDSASRGDRYMLLTFEEPPANIKAGWKENHATFMSELKNLQASGLTTLGPALKNAFDLLNINRMQTGIDTYGQGRCPFYLEPSVLVVITDGNRLTSSAGVHEELTLPMHSAVPGSELTKEPFRWDQRMFALVLRMAGTQAPTQDAPLTSDASPIDDMCEVTGGRSFCVSSHRLLVQSLEALVAKVQGGVVINFERAAEDVWEPNWQSCRRLIYVQRSAQKGYSVGHWPLPEAFWPDLNSPSLPPRTAHPQVRVCGSPSEPLLLDNLPFDKYELEPSPLTQAILGRKQPTVAFAVSVAGAAAQRGGGAFGYLKASTSLACVNLFVLPYNYPVLLPLLDELFRLHRCKPPREWKLQFEAYLKGMPLYYAGPLKRALQRMGAPNLVPDSMENCLSYTVLNYLKRLKNQAKAEYEKVVSAVGGPKSGLGAEGVRVSPGVPRPSTGEVAKLSELALSWNPALRERLQGLRQELNDFPGFALAPAPPRPPDTAEAPPRNPFDISRASLLHQVARMRARYLHPGTVTRLHDAEQLHNLPVSQMGNYQEYLKRMPTPLREIESTPVRQHMFGNPFKIEKRMMVDEADLDPAASQARGHKRPAPEAPGGPRAKRRPGPLPRNFTRSRSPMPSPPSPQEPHATKRSPPREEETSNGWAPSEPAWEERNGQVAPPWRDNGLLRGCLLKEVRRPGRNFERLFELLGLVQGGLETQVCMVRHVIHEAGRFKRRLLMRLLQDFEQRLVDAAAFPSA comes from the exons ATGACCATCATTGTGTTTTTAGTGGACACGAGTGCTTCGATGAACCAGCGGACTTACCTGGGCGCCAGGTTGTCCGTGCTGGACGTCGCGAAGGACGCGGTCGAACGCTTCATCAAG ATCCGCCAGAGGGATTCGGCCAGTCGCGGCGATCGCTACATGCTGCTCACTTTCGAGGAACCACCGGCAAATATCAAG GCCGGCTGGAAGGAGAACCATGCGACGTTTATGTCCGAGCTGAAAAACCTCCAAGCGTCCGGACTCACGACGCTGGGCCCCGCGCTGAAGAATGCCTTCGATCTGCTCAACATTAACCGCATGCAGACGGGCATTGACACGTACGGCCAGGGCCGATGCCCCTTCTACCTTGAgccgtccgtgctggtggtcatcaCAGACGGCAACCGGCTCACGTCTTCGGCTGGAGTCCACGAAGAG CTGACACTGCCAATGCACTCCGCTGTGCCTGGATCGGAGCTGACAAAAGAGCCATTTCGGTGGGACCAGCGCATGTTTGCTTTGGTGCTTAGGATGGCAGGAACCCAGGCGCCTACACAGGATGCACCACTAACATCAGATGCGTCTCCCATTGATGACATGTGTGAAGTAACAGGAG GCCGCTCCTTCTGTGTGAGCTCGCACCGACTGCTTGTGCAGAGCTTGGAGGCACTGGTAGCCAAGGTGCAGGGTGGGGTGGTCATCAACTTTGAGCGCGCAGCTGAGGATGTCTGGGAGCCCAACTGGCAGAGCTGTCGTCGGCTCATCTACGTCCAGCGCTCAGCTCAGAAGGGCTACTCGGTGGGCCACTGGCCTCTCCCTGAGGCATTCTGGCCTGACCTGAACTCTCCTTCACTGCCTCCACGGACTGCGCACCCTCAG GTGCGTGTGTGCGGCTCACCAAGTGAGCCCCTCCTGCTGGACAACTTGCCGTTTGACAAGTATGAGCTGGAGCCATCACCACTGACCCAGGCCATCCTGGGTCGCAAGCAGCCCACAGTTGCCTTTGCCGTCTCAGTGGCTGGGGCAGCGGCACAGAGGGGTGGTGGAGCCTTTGGCTACCTCAAAGCCAGCACTAGCCTGGCATGTGTGAACCTGTTTGTGCTGCCGTACAACTACCCAGTGCTGCTCCCACTGCTGGATGAACTGTTCCGGTTGCACCGCTGCAAGCCACCACGCGAGTGGAAGCTGCAGTTTGAAGCATACCTCAAGGGCATGCCACTGTATTATGCAGGACCCCTAAAACGTGCCCTGCAGCGCATGGGTGCCCCTAACCTGGTGCCTGACTCCATGGAGAACTGCCTTAGTTACACCGTGCTCAATTACCTCAAGCGCCTCAAAAACCAG GCCAAAGCCGAGTATGAGAAGGTGGTGAGTGCAGTGGGCGGGCCAAAGTCGGGCCTCGGGGCGGAAGGTGTGCGAGTGAGCCCTGGAGTGCCACGGCCATCGACGGGCGAGGTGGCAAAACTCTCTGAGCTGGCACTCAGCTGGAACCCAGCTCTGCGTGAGCGCTTGCAGGGCTTGCGCCAGGAGCTGAACGACTTCCCAGGCTTTGCTCTGGCACCAGCGCCTCCACGGCCCCCTGACACAGCGGAGGCACCCCCGCGGAACCCTTTCGACATCAGCCGCGCCTCCCTGCTGCACCAGGTGGCACGGATGCGGGCACGCTACCTTCACCCGGGCACTGTCACGCGGTTGCACGATGCTG AACAACTGCACAATCTGCCTGTGAGCCAAATGGGCAACTACCAGGAGTACCTCAAGCGGATGCCCACGCCTCTGCGAGAGATCGAATCTACGCCTGTACGACAGCACATGTTTGGCAACCCATTCAAGATTGAAAAG CGCATGATGGTGGATGAAGCTGATCTGGACCCAGCAGCCAGCCAGGCACGGGGCCACAAGCGGCCCGCACCCGAAGCCCCTGGGGGCCCCAGGGCCAAGCGGCGGCCAGGGCCGCTGCCACGCAACTTTACCCGCAGCCGGAGCCCCATGCCAAGCCCCCCATCTCCACAGGAGCCGCATGCAACCAAACGGAGCCCACCCAGAG AGGAGGAGACGAGCAATGGCTGGGCGCCTAGCGAGCCGGCCTGGGAAGAGAGGAATGGCCAGGTGGCACCACCGTGGCGTGACAACGGTCTCCTCAGGGGGTGCCTGCTCAAGGAAGTTCGGAGGCCTGGCAGGA ATTTTGAGCGGCTCTTTGAGCTGCTCGGCCTTGTGCAGGGGGGCCTGGAGACACAGGTGTGCATGGTTCGCCATGTGATCCATGAAGCGGGGCGCTTCAAGCGCCGCCTGCTCATGCGGCTGCTGCAGGACTTCGAGCAGCGGCTGGTGGATGCTGCTGCCTTTCCTTCAGCCTAG
- the LOC144125890 gene encoding integrator complex subunit 6-like isoform X1, with product MTIIVFLVDTSASMNQRTYLGARLSVLDVAKDAVERFIKIRQRDSASRGDRYMLLTFEEPPANIKAGWKENHATFMSELKNLQASGLTTLGPALKNAFDLLNINRMQTGIDTYGQGRCPFYLEPSVLVVITDGNRLTSSAGVHEELTLPMHSAVPGSELTKEPFRWDQRMFALVLRMAGTQAPTQDAPLTSDASPIDDMCEVTGGRSFCVSSHRLLVQSLEALVAKVQGGVVINFERAAEDVWEPNWQSCRRLIYVQRSAQKGYSVGHWPLPEAFWPDLNSPSLPPRTAHPQVRVCGSPSEPLLLDNLPFDKYELEPSPLTQAILGRKQPTVAFAVSVAGAAAQRGGGAFGYLKASTSLACVNLFVLPYNYPVLLPLLDELFRLHRCKPPREWKLQFEAYLKGMPLYYAGPLKRALQRMGAPNLVPDSMENCLSYTVLNYLKRLKNQAKAEYEKVVSAVGGPKSGLGAEGVRVSPGVPRPSTGEVAKLSELALSWNPALRERLQGLRQELNDFPGFALAPAPPRPPDTAEAPPRNPFDISRASLLHQVARMRARYLHPGTVTRLHDAEQLHNLPVSQMGNYQEYLKRMPTPLREIESTPVRQHMFGNPFKIEKRMMVDEADLDPAASQARGHKRPAPEAPGGPRAKRRPGPLPRNFTRSRSPMPSPPSPQEPHATKRSPPRAEEETSNGWAPSEPAWEERNGQVAPPWRDNGLLRGCLLKEVRRPGRNFERLFELLGLVQGGLETQVCMVRHVIHEAGRFKRRLLMRLLQDFEQRLVDAAAFPSA from the exons ATGACCATCATTGTGTTTTTAGTGGACACGAGTGCTTCGATGAACCAGCGGACTTACCTGGGCGCCAGGTTGTCCGTGCTGGACGTCGCGAAGGACGCGGTCGAACGCTTCATCAAG ATCCGCCAGAGGGATTCGGCCAGTCGCGGCGATCGCTACATGCTGCTCACTTTCGAGGAACCACCGGCAAATATCAAG GCCGGCTGGAAGGAGAACCATGCGACGTTTATGTCCGAGCTGAAAAACCTCCAAGCGTCCGGACTCACGACGCTGGGCCCCGCGCTGAAGAATGCCTTCGATCTGCTCAACATTAACCGCATGCAGACGGGCATTGACACGTACGGCCAGGGCCGATGCCCCTTCTACCTTGAgccgtccgtgctggtggtcatcaCAGACGGCAACCGGCTCACGTCTTCGGCTGGAGTCCACGAAGAG CTGACACTGCCAATGCACTCCGCTGTGCCTGGATCGGAGCTGACAAAAGAGCCATTTCGGTGGGACCAGCGCATGTTTGCTTTGGTGCTTAGGATGGCAGGAACCCAGGCGCCTACACAGGATGCACCACTAACATCAGATGCGTCTCCCATTGATGACATGTGTGAAGTAACAGGAG GCCGCTCCTTCTGTGTGAGCTCGCACCGACTGCTTGTGCAGAGCTTGGAGGCACTGGTAGCCAAGGTGCAGGGTGGGGTGGTCATCAACTTTGAGCGCGCAGCTGAGGATGTCTGGGAGCCCAACTGGCAGAGCTGTCGTCGGCTCATCTACGTCCAGCGCTCAGCTCAGAAGGGCTACTCGGTGGGCCACTGGCCTCTCCCTGAGGCATTCTGGCCTGACCTGAACTCTCCTTCACTGCCTCCACGGACTGCGCACCCTCAG GTGCGTGTGTGCGGCTCACCAAGTGAGCCCCTCCTGCTGGACAACTTGCCGTTTGACAAGTATGAGCTGGAGCCATCACCACTGACCCAGGCCATCCTGGGTCGCAAGCAGCCCACAGTTGCCTTTGCCGTCTCAGTGGCTGGGGCAGCGGCACAGAGGGGTGGTGGAGCCTTTGGCTACCTCAAAGCCAGCACTAGCCTGGCATGTGTGAACCTGTTTGTGCTGCCGTACAACTACCCAGTGCTGCTCCCACTGCTGGATGAACTGTTCCGGTTGCACCGCTGCAAGCCACCACGCGAGTGGAAGCTGCAGTTTGAAGCATACCTCAAGGGCATGCCACTGTATTATGCAGGACCCCTAAAACGTGCCCTGCAGCGCATGGGTGCCCCTAACCTGGTGCCTGACTCCATGGAGAACTGCCTTAGTTACACCGTGCTCAATTACCTCAAGCGCCTCAAAAACCAG GCCAAAGCCGAGTATGAGAAGGTGGTGAGTGCAGTGGGCGGGCCAAAGTCGGGCCTCGGGGCGGAAGGTGTGCGAGTGAGCCCTGGAGTGCCACGGCCATCGACGGGCGAGGTGGCAAAACTCTCTGAGCTGGCACTCAGCTGGAACCCAGCTCTGCGTGAGCGCTTGCAGGGCTTGCGCCAGGAGCTGAACGACTTCCCAGGCTTTGCTCTGGCACCAGCGCCTCCACGGCCCCCTGACACAGCGGAGGCACCCCCGCGGAACCCTTTCGACATCAGCCGCGCCTCCCTGCTGCACCAGGTGGCACGGATGCGGGCACGCTACCTTCACCCGGGCACTGTCACGCGGTTGCACGATGCTG AACAACTGCACAATCTGCCTGTGAGCCAAATGGGCAACTACCAGGAGTACCTCAAGCGGATGCCCACGCCTCTGCGAGAGATCGAATCTACGCCTGTACGACAGCACATGTTTGGCAACCCATTCAAGATTGAAAAG CGCATGATGGTGGATGAAGCTGATCTGGACCCAGCAGCCAGCCAGGCACGGGGCCACAAGCGGCCCGCACCCGAAGCCCCTGGGGGCCCCAGGGCCAAGCGGCGGCCAGGGCCGCTGCCACGCAACTTTACCCGCAGCCGGAGCCCCATGCCAAGCCCCCCATCTCCACAGGAGCCGCATGCAACCAAACGGAGCCCACCCAGAG CAGAGGAGGAGACGAGCAATGGCTGGGCGCCTAGCGAGCCGGCCTGGGAAGAGAGGAATGGCCAGGTGGCACCACCGTGGCGTGACAACGGTCTCCTCAGGGGGTGCCTGCTCAAGGAAGTTCGGAGGCCTGGCAGGA ATTTTGAGCGGCTCTTTGAGCTGCTCGGCCTTGTGCAGGGGGGCCTGGAGACACAGGTGTGCATGGTTCGCCATGTGATCCATGAAGCGGGGCGCTTCAAGCGCCGCCTGCTCATGCGGCTGCTGCAGGACTTCGAGCAGCGGCTGGTGGATGCTGCTGCCTTTCCTTCAGCCTAG
- the LOC144125890 gene encoding integrator complex subunit 6-B-like isoform X4, whose product MTIIVFLVDTSASMNQRTYLGARLSVLDVAKDAVERFIKIRQRDSASRGDRYMLLTFEEPPANIKAGWKENHATFMSELKNLQASGLTTLGPALKNAFDLLNINRMQTGIDTYGQGRCPFYLEPSVLVVITDGNRLTSSAGVHEELTLPMHSAVPGSELTKEPFRWDQRMFALVLRMAGTQAPTQDAPLTSDASPIDDMCEVTGGRSFCVSSHRLLVQSLEALVAKVQGGVVINFERAAEDVWEPNWQSCRRLIYVQRSAQKGYSVGHWPLPEAFWPDLNSPSLPPRTAHPQVRVCGSPSEPLLLDNLPFDKYELEPSPLTQAILGRKQPTVAFAVSVAGAAAQRGGGAFGYLKASTSLACVNLFVLPYNYPVLLPLLDELFRLHRCKPPREWKLQFEAYLKGMPLYYAGPLKRALQRMGAPNLVPDSMENCLSYTVLNYLKRLKNQAKAEYEKVVSAVGGPKSGLGAEGVRVSPGVPRPSTGEVAKLSELALSWNPALRERLQGLRQELNDFPGFALAPAPPRPPDTAEAPPRNPFDISRASLLHQVARMRARYLHPGTVTRLHDAEQLHNLPVSQMGNYQEYLKRMPTPLREIESTPVRQHMFGNPFKIEKRMMVDEADLDPAASQARGHKRPAPEAPGGPRAKRRPGPLPRNFTRSRSPMPSPPSPQEPHATKRSPPREEETSNGWAPSEPAWEERNGQVAPPWRDNGLLRGCLLKEVRRPGRRGPGDTGVHGSPCDP is encoded by the exons ATGACCATCATTGTGTTTTTAGTGGACACGAGTGCTTCGATGAACCAGCGGACTTACCTGGGCGCCAGGTTGTCCGTGCTGGACGTCGCGAAGGACGCGGTCGAACGCTTCATCAAG ATCCGCCAGAGGGATTCGGCCAGTCGCGGCGATCGCTACATGCTGCTCACTTTCGAGGAACCACCGGCAAATATCAAG GCCGGCTGGAAGGAGAACCATGCGACGTTTATGTCCGAGCTGAAAAACCTCCAAGCGTCCGGACTCACGACGCTGGGCCCCGCGCTGAAGAATGCCTTCGATCTGCTCAACATTAACCGCATGCAGACGGGCATTGACACGTACGGCCAGGGCCGATGCCCCTTCTACCTTGAgccgtccgtgctggtggtcatcaCAGACGGCAACCGGCTCACGTCTTCGGCTGGAGTCCACGAAGAG CTGACACTGCCAATGCACTCCGCTGTGCCTGGATCGGAGCTGACAAAAGAGCCATTTCGGTGGGACCAGCGCATGTTTGCTTTGGTGCTTAGGATGGCAGGAACCCAGGCGCCTACACAGGATGCACCACTAACATCAGATGCGTCTCCCATTGATGACATGTGTGAAGTAACAGGAG GCCGCTCCTTCTGTGTGAGCTCGCACCGACTGCTTGTGCAGAGCTTGGAGGCACTGGTAGCCAAGGTGCAGGGTGGGGTGGTCATCAACTTTGAGCGCGCAGCTGAGGATGTCTGGGAGCCCAACTGGCAGAGCTGTCGTCGGCTCATCTACGTCCAGCGCTCAGCTCAGAAGGGCTACTCGGTGGGCCACTGGCCTCTCCCTGAGGCATTCTGGCCTGACCTGAACTCTCCTTCACTGCCTCCACGGACTGCGCACCCTCAG GTGCGTGTGTGCGGCTCACCAAGTGAGCCCCTCCTGCTGGACAACTTGCCGTTTGACAAGTATGAGCTGGAGCCATCACCACTGACCCAGGCCATCCTGGGTCGCAAGCAGCCCACAGTTGCCTTTGCCGTCTCAGTGGCTGGGGCAGCGGCACAGAGGGGTGGTGGAGCCTTTGGCTACCTCAAAGCCAGCACTAGCCTGGCATGTGTGAACCTGTTTGTGCTGCCGTACAACTACCCAGTGCTGCTCCCACTGCTGGATGAACTGTTCCGGTTGCACCGCTGCAAGCCACCACGCGAGTGGAAGCTGCAGTTTGAAGCATACCTCAAGGGCATGCCACTGTATTATGCAGGACCCCTAAAACGTGCCCTGCAGCGCATGGGTGCCCCTAACCTGGTGCCTGACTCCATGGAGAACTGCCTTAGTTACACCGTGCTCAATTACCTCAAGCGCCTCAAAAACCAG GCCAAAGCCGAGTATGAGAAGGTGGTGAGTGCAGTGGGCGGGCCAAAGTCGGGCCTCGGGGCGGAAGGTGTGCGAGTGAGCCCTGGAGTGCCACGGCCATCGACGGGCGAGGTGGCAAAACTCTCTGAGCTGGCACTCAGCTGGAACCCAGCTCTGCGTGAGCGCTTGCAGGGCTTGCGCCAGGAGCTGAACGACTTCCCAGGCTTTGCTCTGGCACCAGCGCCTCCACGGCCCCCTGACACAGCGGAGGCACCCCCGCGGAACCCTTTCGACATCAGCCGCGCCTCCCTGCTGCACCAGGTGGCACGGATGCGGGCACGCTACCTTCACCCGGGCACTGTCACGCGGTTGCACGATGCTG AACAACTGCACAATCTGCCTGTGAGCCAAATGGGCAACTACCAGGAGTACCTCAAGCGGATGCCCACGCCTCTGCGAGAGATCGAATCTACGCCTGTACGACAGCACATGTTTGGCAACCCATTCAAGATTGAAAAG CGCATGATGGTGGATGAAGCTGATCTGGACCCAGCAGCCAGCCAGGCACGGGGCCACAAGCGGCCCGCACCCGAAGCCCCTGGGGGCCCCAGGGCCAAGCGGCGGCCAGGGCCGCTGCCACGCAACTTTACCCGCAGCCGGAGCCCCATGCCAAGCCCCCCATCTCCACAGGAGCCGCATGCAACCAAACGGAGCCCACCCAGAG AGGAGGAGACGAGCAATGGCTGGGCGCCTAGCGAGCCGGCCTGGGAAGAGAGGAATGGCCAGGTGGCACCACCGTGGCGTGACAACGGTCTCCTCAGGGGGTGCCTGCTCAAGGAAGTTCGGAGGCCTGGCAGGA GGGGGCCTGGAGACACAGGTGTGCATGGTTCGCCATGTGATCCATGA
- the LOC144125890 gene encoding integrator complex subunit 6-B-like isoform X3, with amino-acid sequence MTIIVFLVDTSASMNQRTYLGARLSVLDVAKDAVERFIKIRQRDSASRGDRYMLLTFEEPPANIKAGWKENHATFMSELKNLQASGLTTLGPALKNAFDLLNINRMQTGIDTYGQGRCPFYLEPSVLVVITDGNRLTSSAGVHEELTLPMHSAVPGSELTKEPFRWDQRMFALVLRMAGTQAPTQDAPLTSDASPIDDMCEVTGGRSFCVSSHRLLVQSLEALVAKVQGGVVINFERAAEDVWEPNWQSCRRLIYVQRSAQKGYSVGHWPLPEAFWPDLNSPSLPPRTAHPQVRVCGSPSEPLLLDNLPFDKYELEPSPLTQAILGRKQPTVAFAVSVAGAAAQRGGGAFGYLKASTSLACVNLFVLPYNYPVLLPLLDELFRLHRCKPPREWKLQFEAYLKGMPLYYAGPLKRALQRMGAPNLVPDSMENCLSYTVLNYLKRLKNQAKAEYEKVVSAVGGPKSGLGAEGVRVSPGVPRPSTGEVAKLSELALSWNPALRERLQGLRQELNDFPGFALAPAPPRPPDTAEAPPRNPFDISRASLLHQVARMRARYLHPGTVTRLHDAEQLHNLPVSQMGNYQEYLKRMPTPLREIESTPVRQHMFGNPFKIEKRMMVDEADLDPAASQARGHKRPAPEAPGGPRAKRRPGPLPRNFTRSRSPMPSPPSPQEPHATKRSPPRAEEETSNGWAPSEPAWEERNGQVAPPWRDNGLLRGCLLKEVRRPGRRGPGDTGVHGSPCDP; translated from the exons ATGACCATCATTGTGTTTTTAGTGGACACGAGTGCTTCGATGAACCAGCGGACTTACCTGGGCGCCAGGTTGTCCGTGCTGGACGTCGCGAAGGACGCGGTCGAACGCTTCATCAAG ATCCGCCAGAGGGATTCGGCCAGTCGCGGCGATCGCTACATGCTGCTCACTTTCGAGGAACCACCGGCAAATATCAAG GCCGGCTGGAAGGAGAACCATGCGACGTTTATGTCCGAGCTGAAAAACCTCCAAGCGTCCGGACTCACGACGCTGGGCCCCGCGCTGAAGAATGCCTTCGATCTGCTCAACATTAACCGCATGCAGACGGGCATTGACACGTACGGCCAGGGCCGATGCCCCTTCTACCTTGAgccgtccgtgctggtggtcatcaCAGACGGCAACCGGCTCACGTCTTCGGCTGGAGTCCACGAAGAG CTGACACTGCCAATGCACTCCGCTGTGCCTGGATCGGAGCTGACAAAAGAGCCATTTCGGTGGGACCAGCGCATGTTTGCTTTGGTGCTTAGGATGGCAGGAACCCAGGCGCCTACACAGGATGCACCACTAACATCAGATGCGTCTCCCATTGATGACATGTGTGAAGTAACAGGAG GCCGCTCCTTCTGTGTGAGCTCGCACCGACTGCTTGTGCAGAGCTTGGAGGCACTGGTAGCCAAGGTGCAGGGTGGGGTGGTCATCAACTTTGAGCGCGCAGCTGAGGATGTCTGGGAGCCCAACTGGCAGAGCTGTCGTCGGCTCATCTACGTCCAGCGCTCAGCTCAGAAGGGCTACTCGGTGGGCCACTGGCCTCTCCCTGAGGCATTCTGGCCTGACCTGAACTCTCCTTCACTGCCTCCACGGACTGCGCACCCTCAG GTGCGTGTGTGCGGCTCACCAAGTGAGCCCCTCCTGCTGGACAACTTGCCGTTTGACAAGTATGAGCTGGAGCCATCACCACTGACCCAGGCCATCCTGGGTCGCAAGCAGCCCACAGTTGCCTTTGCCGTCTCAGTGGCTGGGGCAGCGGCACAGAGGGGTGGTGGAGCCTTTGGCTACCTCAAAGCCAGCACTAGCCTGGCATGTGTGAACCTGTTTGTGCTGCCGTACAACTACCCAGTGCTGCTCCCACTGCTGGATGAACTGTTCCGGTTGCACCGCTGCAAGCCACCACGCGAGTGGAAGCTGCAGTTTGAAGCATACCTCAAGGGCATGCCACTGTATTATGCAGGACCCCTAAAACGTGCCCTGCAGCGCATGGGTGCCCCTAACCTGGTGCCTGACTCCATGGAGAACTGCCTTAGTTACACCGTGCTCAATTACCTCAAGCGCCTCAAAAACCAG GCCAAAGCCGAGTATGAGAAGGTGGTGAGTGCAGTGGGCGGGCCAAAGTCGGGCCTCGGGGCGGAAGGTGTGCGAGTGAGCCCTGGAGTGCCACGGCCATCGACGGGCGAGGTGGCAAAACTCTCTGAGCTGGCACTCAGCTGGAACCCAGCTCTGCGTGAGCGCTTGCAGGGCTTGCGCCAGGAGCTGAACGACTTCCCAGGCTTTGCTCTGGCACCAGCGCCTCCACGGCCCCCTGACACAGCGGAGGCACCCCCGCGGAACCCTTTCGACATCAGCCGCGCCTCCCTGCTGCACCAGGTGGCACGGATGCGGGCACGCTACCTTCACCCGGGCACTGTCACGCGGTTGCACGATGCTG AACAACTGCACAATCTGCCTGTGAGCCAAATGGGCAACTACCAGGAGTACCTCAAGCGGATGCCCACGCCTCTGCGAGAGATCGAATCTACGCCTGTACGACAGCACATGTTTGGCAACCCATTCAAGATTGAAAAG CGCATGATGGTGGATGAAGCTGATCTGGACCCAGCAGCCAGCCAGGCACGGGGCCACAAGCGGCCCGCACCCGAAGCCCCTGGGGGCCCCAGGGCCAAGCGGCGGCCAGGGCCGCTGCCACGCAACTTTACCCGCAGCCGGAGCCCCATGCCAAGCCCCCCATCTCCACAGGAGCCGCATGCAACCAAACGGAGCCCACCCAGAG CAGAGGAGGAGACGAGCAATGGCTGGGCGCCTAGCGAGCCGGCCTGGGAAGAGAGGAATGGCCAGGTGGCACCACCGTGGCGTGACAACGGTCTCCTCAGGGGGTGCCTGCTCAAGGAAGTTCGGAGGCCTGGCAGGA GGGGGCCTGGAGACACAGGTGTGCATGGTTCGCCATGTGATCCATGA